Within Cnuibacter physcomitrellae, the genomic segment ACCGCGCGCCGCAGCAACTCGATCTTCGAGCGGGCCGGGCGGCCCACCTCGACGTACTTGGCGCGGATGCGGTCGAGGTACTCCTTCGCGGTGGAGACCTTGATGTTCAGACGGGCGGCGACCTGCGAGAGGGGCAGCCCCGAGGCGTAGAGGTGGAGCACGTCGCGCTCGCGCTGAGCCAGCTGCGCCTTCCCGAACTCGCGGTCGGCGTCGATCGCGCTGGCCCACTCGAGGTTGTTGAGCACCCCTCCCCGGGCGACGGTGCCGATGGCGTCGATCATCGTCTGCGTCGGCACGGCCTTGGGGATGACGCCGGCCGCCCCCGCCGCGAGCGCCTCGCGCACCAGTCCGACACGGTCCGCGATGCTGTGCACGAGCACGGCGGCGCCGAGGGAGAGGGAGTGCTGCACGTTCTCGGTGACGGTGAACCCGTCGCCGAGGCTGAGGTCGAGCACGATCACGTCGCACGCTCGTCCGTCCAGCGCCGTCCACAGCTCGCCCACCGACGCGGTCGCCGCGAGCACCTCGTACCCCGCGCTCTCGCAGGCCGCGCGGACCCCCAGCCGGACGGACTCGTGGTCGTCCACGATCGCCACGCGGATCAGGTCGTCATCGTCTGCCATGTCATGCTCCCCTTCCCTCATCCTAGAAGGGACGCGGCGCGGCGCCTCGTCGGAGGCCGGGCGCTCGGCGCCGCGGGCGGTCAGTCCGCCCGGGTGAACGTCCCCACGGTCTCGAGGTGGTGGGTGTGCGGGAAGAGGTCGAACGCCTGCGCTCGACCGAGCGTGTAGCCGGCCTCGCCGAACAGGGCCACGTCCCGCGCGAACGCCACCGGATCGCAGGCGACGTAGACCACCTGGGCCACGCCGAGCCGGGTCAGCGACCCGACCACAGCCTTGCCCGCACCCGAGCGGGGCGGGTCGAGCACGACGGTGGCGCCCGCCAGTCGGCGCCGCTCCGCGGACGAGGCCGAACGCTCCACCCGGTCGAGGTAGCGGTCGACACGGGCGGTGACCGCCGAGGCGCCCACCCAGTCCGCGAGGTTCTCCTGGGCGAACCCGGTCGCGACGGCGTCGCTCTCCACGCTGGTCACGCGCGTGGAGCGGCCGAACCGGTCGCCGAGCGCGGCGGCCAGGAGCCCGACGCCCCCGTAGAGGTCGAGGTTGGCGGCGGCGGGGTCGAAGCGGTCGGCGTCGACCGCCTCCTGGACGGCGGCGGTGAGCGCGGTCGGCGCTCCGCGGTGCACCTGCCAGAAGCCCGTGCGGGCGACGCGGAAGAGGCGGTCCCCCACCCGCTCGAGGATCGGATCGTCGTGACGGCCCGAGGAGATCAGGACGTCGCCGTCGGCGGTCTCCGCGAACGAGAGCTCGCCGCCCTCGGAGCGCGCGGACGACCCGGCCCGGGCCTCGGCGAGCGCGGCCGCCTCGATCGCCGGTCGAGCGAGCGGATGCGCGTCGACGTCGATGACGCGGTGCGATCGGGCGGCGTACGGACCGAGAGCACCGCGACCGTCCGTGTGCAGGGTGAGCCTGGTGCGCCAGCCGAGCCCGTCCGACTCCTCGTCGCCCGGGAGCGCCGCCACCTCGACGACGCGGTCGATCCGGCCCTGGCGCTTCAGCGCATCCGTCAGCACGTCGGTCTTGAGCGCGCGCTGGTGCGCGAGGTCGATGTGCCCGAACTCCGCGCCGCCGGCGCGGTCCTCCGGTGCGCGCTCCAGACCCGCGGCCGCCCAGACGTGCGGGCGGCGGTGAGGCGACGGCTCGAGCACCTCGACGGTCTCGGCCCGCCAGAACGACGACTTGCTGTCGTCGGTCACCCGGGCGAGCACACGCTCGCCGGGCAGCGTGTCGGAGACGAAGACCACGCGGCCCTCGAGCCGGGCGACCGAGACACCCCCGTGGGCTACGGTGAGTACGTCGAGCTCGACGAGCCCGTCGGTCGTTCCAGCCATGCATCGAGCATCTCACGATGCGATGCCTCCCCGCGAAGGCAGTCATGCGCCTCTACCTCGCCTCCACGTCCCCCGCCCGGCTCTCCCTGCTCCGGCAGATCGGCATCGAGCCGGTCGTGGTCCCGCCGCTCGTCGACGAGGAGGCGGAGGTCGCCCGCGTGGAGGCCGAGACCGGCCCGCTCGCCCCGGGCGCCATGGTCCAACTGCTCGCCCGGCTCAAAGCGGAGGCCATCGTGGGCACCGAGGTCGACGGGGAGCCGATCGACGGCTTCATCCTGGGCGGCGACTCCGCGTTCGAGTTCGGCGGCGTGGCCTACGGCAAGCCCCACCGCCCCGAGGTGGCCCGCGACCGCTGGCTCGCCCAGCGCGGCGGATCGGGCGTCCTCCACTCGGGTCACTGGATCGTCGACCACCGCGGCGGAGCGCGCCGCGACGGAGCGGGCCGGGTCGACGAGGCGCGCCTGACGTTCGCCGACGACATCACCGACGACGAGATCGACGCGTACGTCGCCTCTGGCGAGCCGCTGCTCGTCGCGGGCGCGTTCACGATCGACGGCCTCGCCGCCCCGTTCATCCGCTCGATCGAGGGCGCGCCGTCGGCCGTCGTCGGGATGTCGCTGCCGGTGGTGCGCGATCTGCTCCGCGGCTTCGGCGCCGACTGGACGTCGTTCTGGAATCGCTGACCGCGTTCAGGATGCCCGACGGGCCGTTGTAGACACGGTGACTGATCGAGACTCGATCTTTATGCCGTTCCGCCAAAACGTATCCGCCACCCCCCAATAGGCTTGTGTGTCATGCCGCGTATCTCGAAGGTCCTCGTCGCCAACCGTGGAGAGATCGCCGTCCGGGTGATCCGGGCCGCGAGGGACTCGGGGATCGGCTCGGTGGCGGTGTACGCCGACCAGGACCGCGACGCACTGCACGCTCAGCTCGCCGACGAGGCCTACGCGCTCGACGGCTCGACGAGCGCCGACACGTACCTCGTGATCGAGAAGATCCTCTCCGTCGCCCGACGCTCCGGGGCGGATGCGGTCCACCCGGGATACGGGTTCCTGGCGGAGAACGCCGACTTCGCCCGCGCCGTGATCGGCGCCGGCCTCACCTGGATCGGCCCCTCCCCGGAGGCGATCGAGCGCCTCGGCGACAAGGTCTCCGCGCGTCACGTCGCCGAGAAGGTCGGGGCGCCGCTGGCTCCCGGGACCCTCGACCCGGTGAAGGACGCGGGCGAGGTGCTCGACTTCGTCGCCGAGCACGGCCTGCCCGTCGCCATCAAGGCGGCCTTCGGCGGCGGCGGCCGCGGCCTCAAGGTCGCCCGCACCCTCGAGGAGGTGCCCGAGCAGTTCGAGTCGGCCACCCGCGAGGCGATCGCGGCCTTCGGCCGCGGCGAGTGCTTCGTCGAGAAGTACCTCGACCAGCCGCGCCACGTCGAGACCCAGTGCCTCGCCGACGAGCACGGCAACGTCGTCGTGGTCTCCACCCGCGACTGCTCGCTGCAGCGCCGTCACCAGAAGCTCGTCGAGGAGGCGCCCGCGCCCTTCCTCAGCGACGAGCAGGTCGCCCTGCTGTACTCGGCGTCGAAGGCCATCCTCCGCGAGGTGGGCTACGTCGGCGCCGGGACCTGCGAGTTCCTCGTCGGCAAGGACGGCACCGTGTCCTTCCTCGAGGT encodes:
- a CDS encoding response regulator transcription factor; protein product: MADDDDLIRVAIVDDHESVRLGVRAACESAGYEVLAATASVGELWTALDGRACDVIVLDLSLGDGFTVTENVQHSLSLGAAVLVHSIADRVGLVREALAAGAAGVIPKAVPTQTMIDAIGTVARGGVLNNLEWASAIDADREFGKAQLAQRERDVLHLYASGLPLSQVAARLNIKVSTAKEYLDRIRAKYVEVGRPARSKIELLRRAVEDGILALDERADDR
- a CDS encoding class I SAM-dependent RNA methyltransferase, with the protein product MAGTTDGLVELDVLTVAHGGVSVARLEGRVVFVSDTLPGERVLARVTDDSKSSFWRAETVEVLEPSPHRRPHVWAAAGLERAPEDRAGGAEFGHIDLAHQRALKTDVLTDALKRQGRIDRVVEVAALPGDEESDGLGWRTRLTLHTDGRGALGPYAARSHRVIDVDAHPLARPAIEAAALAEARAGSSARSEGGELSFAETADGDVLISSGRHDDPILERVGDRLFRVARTGFWQVHRGAPTALTAAVQEAVDADRFDPAAANLDLYGGVGLLAAALGDRFGRSTRVTSVESDAVATGFAQENLADWVGASAVTARVDRYLDRVERSASSAERRRLAGATVVLDPPRSGAGKAVVGSLTRLGVAQVVYVACDPVAFARDVALFGEAGYTLGRAQAFDLFPHTHHLETVGTFTRAD
- a CDS encoding Maf family protein, which translates into the protein MRLYLASTSPARLSLLRQIGIEPVVVPPLVDEEAEVARVEAETGPLAPGAMVQLLARLKAEAIVGTEVDGEPIDGFILGGDSAFEFGGVAYGKPHRPEVARDRWLAQRGGSGVLHSGHWIVDHRGGARRDGAGRVDEARLTFADDITDDEIDAYVASGEPLLVAGAFTIDGLAAPFIRSIEGAPSAVVGMSLPVVRDLLRGFGADWTSFWNR